A genomic window from Silene latifolia isolate original U9 population chromosome 11, ASM4854445v1, whole genome shotgun sequence includes:
- the LOC141614616 gene encoding uncharacterized protein LOC141614616, producing the protein MPENGSTKNSSPFDYYDDPLYLSTSDQPSATLSSFPFEGHDFLGWKREVIMALAAKNKDGMIDGSCSCPPSTDKRHRQWKRCDFMVLRWISNSLDKNLKENFKFVTSSKELWDELTETFRQSNALEVY; encoded by the coding sequence ATGCCTGAAAACGGTTCAACTAAGAATTCTTCACCTTTTGATTATTACGATGACCCCCTTTATCTTTCCACTTCTGACCAACCTTCAGCGACATTATCATCCTTTCCTTTCGAGGGTCATGATTTCCTGGGTTGGAAGAGGGAAGTTATCATGGCTTTAGCTGCTAAAAACAAAGATGGTATGATTGATGGGTCATGTTCTTGTCCTCCTTCTACTGATAAGCGTCACAGACAGTGGAAAAGATGTGATTTTATGGTGTTACGTTGGATTTCTAACTCCTTGGATAAGAATCTTAAAGAGAATTTTAAGTTTGTAACATCATCCAAAGAGTTATGGGATGAATTGACTGAAACATTTAGGCAGTCCAATGCCTTAGAAGTCTATTAG